The following proteins are co-located in the Apium graveolens cultivar Ventura chromosome 5, ASM990537v1, whole genome shotgun sequence genome:
- the LOC141660596 gene encoding squamosa promoter-binding-like protein 12 has protein sequence MEDEFRGKAPQNYGSASSQSKAEGKKKVQWNLNDWEGDGAMFAAAQSDCRTKQLFPSGSGKCVTTNVSDSSSLVLDESNVRNERGLRELEKRKWVMVAEDDEVNEELGPAFLKLWEHGPPITEKEMENREENNGKKTKIDTGVVSNRALCQVEDCRADLSSLKDYHRRHKVCDVHSKANQALVKNAMQRFCQKCSRFHVLEEFDEEKRSCRRRLEGHNRRRRQVRSDNATNGTSLDVERTSSYLLTSLLRILSNMHASSSHQTEDKDLLSHILSNFASLSGTINQRNICGEPNQSQDLQDGGTSTKTQGQDSSRSTLQSPAVPASELTQKRVNVDVSHDENLSTQKSCASIPMGGIPAKINDMQTSVGTMKLHNIDLNYVHNDFEDCAEKLENFNAHVKPALHQDSDKASQHQSGNSASTSIQSPSRVGVETLSCTDQIVFKLFGHDPSGIPSDLQCQLLSWLVNTPTEIESYIRPGCIMLTVYLRMEKFNWEELCCNLRFSLRKLLDSSSNTFWKTGWIYARLRHRVAFIYDGQVVLDAPLPLINDRSCKIFSIKPIAVSSLDEVRIVVKGSNISRSNTRLLCALEGKYLVQQDSSSLMDGAASFTDNDEIQSISFLCSIPDTIGRGFIEVEDQNLRSSFFPFIVAEPDVCSEIRTLESTIEGFEAADKVEGATQRCEARSRALDFVHELGWLLHRNHLKFRLSTMAPKQDFFPFTRFRFIMEFSLEHDWCAVVKKLLDILFGGTVDAGEHTSVELALLEICLLHRAVRRNCRQMVETLLKYYPDNVVEKFGSEQKHTFEGTYLFRPDAVGPGGLTPLHIAASREGSESILDALTDDPHLVGIEAWTTSRDCAGLTPHDYACESGHYSYIQFVQMKIKKKSENRHVVVDIPNTLLDGNKNWKLADGRKVTEVGSLDTERCVMRTVQRHCGLCEQKLVYGNYRTCQAFCRPALPSMVVVATICICVALLFKSSPMVLYELPAFRWEFLEYGSS, from the exons ATGGAAGATGAGTTTAGAGGCAAGGCTCCTCAAAATTATGGTTCTGCGAGTTCGCAATCGAAGGCGGAAGGGAAGAAGAAAGTGCAGTGGAATTTGAATGACTGGGAAGGGGATGGTGCTATGTTTGCTGCAGCTCAATCTGATTGCAGGACTAAGCAGTTGTTTCCTAGTGGCTCAGGAAAGTGTGTAACTACGAATGTATCTGATAGTTCTTCCTTGGTGTTAGATGAAAGTAATGTGCGTAATGAGAGAGGGTTGCGTGAATTGGAGAAACGGAAGTGGGTTATGGTGGCTGAAGATGACGAGGTAAATGAAGAACTCGGGCCAGCTTTTTTGAAGTTATGGGAGCATGGGCCCCCTATAACTGAAAAGGAGATGGAGAATCGGGAGGAAAACAATGGAAAGAAAACAAAGATTGATACTGGGGTTGTATCAAATCGTGCGTTATGCCAGGTGGAGGATTGTCGAGCTGATTTGAGCAGTTTAAAAGATTATCATAGGCGGCATAAGGTCTGTGATGTGCATTCCAAAGCTAATCAAGCATTGGTCAAAAATGCGATGCAGAGGTTCTGTCAGAAGTGCAGCAG GTTTCATGTTCTTGAAGAGTTTGATGAAGAGAAAAGAAGTTGCCGTAGGCGTTTGGAAGGTCACAATAGAAGGAGAAGACAGGTGCGTTCTGATAATGCAACTAATGGAACTTCACTGGACGTGGAGCGTACTAGCAGTTACTTGCTGACGAGTCTACTCAGAATTCTCTCCAATATGCACG CTAGTAGCTCTCATCAAACAGAGGATAAGGATCTGCTGTCTCATATATTGTCGAACTTTGCTAGTCTTTCGGGAACAATCAATCAAAGGAATATCTGTGGAGAACCCAATCAATCTCAAGATTTGCAGGATGGTGGGACATCTACTAAGACTCAAGGACAG GATTCTTCTAGATCTACCTTACAAAGTCCTGCTGTACCCGCATCTGAATTGACCCAAAAGAGAGTAAATGTAGATGTTTCTCATGATGAAAATTTGTCTACTCAGAAATCTTGTGCTTCAATTCCAATGGGAGGCATTCCAGCTAAAATAAATGATATGCAGACTTCAGTAGGAACGATGAAGTTGCATAACATTGACCTAAATTATGTTCATAATGATTTTGAAGACTGCGCGGAGAAATTGGAGAACTTTAATGCTCATGTAAAGCCGGCATTACACCAAGACTCTGACAAGGCAAGCCAACATCAAAGTGGAAACTCAGCCTCAACATCTATTCAGTCTCCATCCAGAGTTGGTGTAGAAACCTTG AGTTGCACAGATCAGATTGTTTTTAAGCTCTTCGGGCATGACCCTAGTGGAATCCCAAGTGACCTGCAATGCCAG CTTCTCTCCTGGTTAGTGAATACTCCTACTGAAATTGAAAGCTACATCAGACCTGGATGCATCATGTTAACTGTCTATCTTCGAATGGAGAAGTTTAATTGGGAGGAG CTCTGTTGCAATCTCAGATTTAGTTTGAGAAAGCTTCTGGATTCATCCTCCAACACCTTTTGGAAAACAGGGTGGATTTATGCCAGGCTGCGGCATCGTGTTGCATTTATATATGATG gtcaggTTGTGCTAGACGCACCCTTACCACTAATAAATGACAGAAGCTGCAAGATCTTTAGCATCAAGCCAATTGCAGTTTCTTCATTGGATGAAGTTCGAATTGTAGTTAAAGGCTCTAATATTTCTCGGTCAAACACAAG GTTACTCTGTGCACTGGAAGGGAAGTATTTAGTCCAGCAAGATTCTTCTAGTCTAATGGATGGTGCTGCTTCATTTACTGACAATGACGAGATCCAGTCCATAAGTTTTCTGTGCTCGATACCTGATACTATTGGGAGAGGATTTATTGAG GTTGAGGACCAAAATCTCAGAAGTAGCTTCTTCCCCTTTATAGTCGCTGAGCCAGATGTTTGTTCAGAAATTCGTACTTTAGAGAGCACTATAGAAGGTTTTGAAGCTGCTGATAAAGTAGAAGGAGCTACTCAAAGATGCGAAGCCCGTAGTAGAGCTTTGGACTTTGTACATGAATTGGGTTGGCTTCTTCATAGGAATCACTTGAAGTTTAGACTAAGCACCATGGCTCCCAAGCAAGATTTCTTCCCATTTACACGGTTCAGGTTTATCATGGAGTTCTCCCTAGAACATGATTGGTGTGCAGTGGTTAAGAAACTTTTGGACATTCTATTTGGGGGAACTGTAGATGCCGGAGAACATACTTCTGTTGAACTTGCACTGTTGGAGATTTGTCTTCTTCACAGAGCTGTGCGGAGAAACTGCAGGCAAATGGTTGAAACTCTCTTAAAATATTACCCTGACAATGTTGTAGAAAAGTTTGGATCAGAGCAGAAGCATACCTTTGAGGGTACATACTTATTCAGACCTGATGCGGTTGGTCCTGGGGGATTGACTCCTCTTCACATTGCAGCTAGTAGGGAGGGTTCTGAGAGCATATTGGATGCATTGACTGATGATCCCCACCTG GTGGGAATTGAAGCATGGACAACTTCCCGTGATTGTGCAGGGTTGACACCTCATGATTATGCATGTGAAAGTGGCCATTACTCATACATCCAGTTTGTTCAAATGAAAATTAAAAAGAAATCAGAAAATAGACATGTAGTTGTTGACATCCCCAATACTCTTCTAGATGGAAACAAGAACTGGAAATTGGCAGATGGACGTAAAGTTACGGAAGTTGGTAGCCTTGATACGGAGAGGTGTGTGATGAGAACAGTTCAGAGACATTGCGGTTTATGTGAACAGAAATTGGTTTATGGCAACTACAGAACATGTCAAGCATTTTGTCGTCCAGCACTACCATCGATGGTTGTTGTTGCTACTATTTGTATATGTGTGGCCCTGCTTTTTAAAAGCTCACCCATGGTCCTTTATGAGTTGCCGGCTTTCAGATGGGAATTTCTGGAGTATGGATCGAGCTAA